The Nitrospirota bacterium genome window below encodes:
- the dusB gene encoding tRNA dihydrouridine synthase DusB, with protein sequence MLAIGKLQLASPLVLAPMAGISDMPYRLINRSFGCGLAFTEMISATALAFKSRNTLKMLSVSADDKPLGVQILGSDPEIIKRALDIILKYNFDIIDLNAACPVSKVVSGGKGAGLLREPGKLQKLLSVIVHSTRLPVTVKIRSGWDEASINAVDIALHAQDAGASCLFIHGRTKEQGYRGTVDYDIIREVKKSLQIPVIASGDAFTPALIKRMLDETGCDGVAIARGALGNPWIFRETDEYLKSGAEPRRPDVFEITRTMKEHLSLIVALRGEEVGVMQFRKFFAWYARGMRVKKLRARAFRAATQEEMAQLIGELETSDLEFISEADRDVFNSF encoded by the coding sequence ATGCTTGCAATCGGAAAGTTACAGCTTGCTTCACCTCTGGTCCTTGCCCCTATGGCAGGCATAAGCGATATGCCCTATCGCCTTATCAACAGGTCTTTCGGGTGCGGACTCGCATTCACCGAGATGATAAGCGCCACGGCACTGGCTTTTAAAAGCAGGAACACTCTGAAAATGCTTTCTGTATCTGCGGACGACAAACCTTTGGGTGTTCAGATACTTGGATCCGATCCTGAAATAATTAAGAGGGCGCTGGATATTATCTTAAAATACAATTTCGATATCATAGATCTTAACGCCGCATGTCCCGTAAGCAAGGTTGTTTCAGGAGGGAAAGGGGCGGGGCTTCTCAGGGAACCCGGTAAGCTGCAAAAACTTCTTAGTGTAATTGTTCATAGTACCCGTTTACCTGTCACGGTCAAGATACGTTCCGGCTGGGATGAAGCTTCAATCAATGCGGTTGATATAGCGCTCCACGCGCAGGATGCCGGCGCGAGTTGTCTTTTTATTCACGGCAGGACGAAGGAGCAGGGATACAGGGGAACTGTCGATTACGACATAATACGTGAAGTAAAAAAGTCATTGCAAATACCGGTGATAGCAAGCGGGGACGCATTCACTCCGGCGCTCATTAAAAGAATGTTGGATGAGACAGGCTGCGACGGCGTGGCAATAGCAAGGGGCGCGCTCGGCAATCCCTGGATATTCCGTGAGACAGATGAGTATTTGAAGAGCGGGGCGGAGCCGCGCAGGCCCGATGTCTTTGAAATTACGCGGACCATGAAAGAGCATCTTTCCCTTATTGTCGCGCTTCGCGGAGAAGAGGTCGGCGTTATGCAATTCCGTAAATTCTTTGCCTGGTATGCGAGGGGAATGCGGGTAAAAAAGTTAAGGGCGAGGGCGTTTCGCGCAGCGACACAGGAAGAGATGGCGCAATTGATTGGGGAATTGGAAACCAGTGATCTGGAGTTTATCTCAGAAGCAGACCGCGACGTATTTAATTCTTTTTAG